The Hevea brasiliensis isolate MT/VB/25A 57/8 chromosome 1, ASM3005281v1, whole genome shotgun sequence genome has a window encoding:
- the LOC131179337 gene encoding endochitinase-like, giving the protein MRTLAFTVSCLLLASLLLGTLAEQCRSQADGACPGGCQRQCGGGVGFGDIGSIISKSTFEEFLKHRNDGACPANGFYTYEAFITAANDFPAFGSTGDVDTRKREIAAFFGLTSHETTGGWPTAPDGPYAWGYCFKEEINKQDYCSPSTDYPCAPGKQYYGRGPIQLTWNYNYGQCGSALGLDLLNNPDLVATDAVISFKTAIWFWMTPQPPKPSCHDIITGQWSPSNDDILAGRLPSYGVVTNIINGGLEFGIGQDTRFEDCIGFYKRYCEILGIGCGDNLGCCIQKPFGIGLRDLVDTI; this is encoded by the exons ATGAGGACTTTGGCCTTCACAGTTTCTTGTCTGCTGTTGGCGTCCCTTTTGCTTGGAACTTTAGCTGAGCAATGTAGAAGCCAAGCTGATGGTGCCTGCCCAGGAGGCTGCCAACGCCAATGTGGCGGTGGAGTTGGCTTCGGAGACATTGGTAGTATCATCTCAAAATCAACGTTTGAGGAGTTTCTCAAACATAGAAATGATGGTGCTTGCCCTGCCAATGGATTCTATACCTATGAGGCTTTTATCACAGCAGCCAACGATTTTCCTGCGTTCGGCAGCACCGGAGATGTTGATACGCGTAAAAGGGAGATTGCTGCATTCTTTGGCCTGACATCTCACGAAACTACAG GAGGGTGGCCAACTGCACCCGATGGACCATATGCTTGGGGATATTGTTTTAAGGAGGAAATAAATAAACAGGATTACTGTTCTCCAAGTACCGATTATCCTTGTGCTCCTGGCAAGCAGTATTACGGTAGAGGCCCCATCCAACTTACATG GAATTATAATTATGGTCAGTGTGGGAGTGCCTTAGGATTAGACCTATTGAATAATCCGGACCTCGTGGCGACAGATGCAGTCATTTCCTTCAAGACAGCAATTTGGTTCTGGATGACACCACAGCCTCCAAAGCCCTCTTGCCACGACATCATTACAGGACAATGGTCACCGTCCAACGATGATATTTTAGCCGGCAGACTTCCAAGTTATGGTGTAGTAACAAATATTATCAATGGTGGCCTTGAATTTGGTATTGGCCAAGATACTAGGTTTGAAGATTGCATCGGATTCTACAAGAGATACTGTGAGATACTTGGAATTGGCTGTGGCGACAATCTTGGTTGCTGCATTCAAAAGCCATTTGGAATTGGGCTTAGGGACTTGGTAGatacaatataa